The sequence TTATGTCCTATGGAAAGAAACCAGCAACTTGATACTGAGAAGGGTCCACTTAAGTCACTGAAGTGGCGAGTCAACAACTTTGCTTATGGTTTGCTGAAGTCTGCAGACAGCTTTTACCCTTTGTCTGAAAGCTTCACATTCTAAAGGTATCATATAGGGCCATGGGTAAGTATTGAAGAGGCATACGAGAATTGTGAGATTTCTGCCGTTGTCCTGGATGGCAGGACCTTTGGACTCATGGTGTCTCCACTGGACTCTTTTGTCCCCAGGGGGTGCCCCAGGGATAATGGGCGTGTGAAAGGCAAATTCACTTGCCAGTGGCCTTTGGTCAGACCACATTGGTCACTCTTCCACTACAAAGGCCCTTGGGCAGGCTGGGTGGAGAGACTGGTAAGGATGAACACACAAGAGAAGGGAATTCAGTAGGATGACTCAGAGCCACCCTGTTAAGCTGCCTGCCTACCTGTCCTCCTGATCTCTCAGCTTCCAGAGGTGCCCAGGTCTTAAGGTTAGGAGAAATCCTAGTAACTGATTGAAATCTAGGTGTCAGGTACTGCAGACCCATTAACACTCACCAGCCACCAATGCTTTCAACTACTCTGTGATTAAGCCTTGGCAGGCAGTCAGGCATGCAGGAAAAAGTCAACTAGAGGCAGGCCTAGAACCAGGAGCTTCTGAACTTCTGTGTCGGTGATCTTTCCTTCTTTAAACGACACTTGATAATCAGACTACCTTGCTCCTGTTCCAGATCCTGCGTGTCTCTTGCCACAGGGCCTTGACAGACTCCTGGGGTCTAAATGTTTTCCATTGCAAATAGTTCCAAGCAAATCTGCTGGGCCCTGTTTCCTGTCTGTAGCTGGTTAGAGATTCACATGAGTTGGGACTGTGGAAACTAGTGACTTGTAATACATCTCTGGGAAATAACTTAAGAGCAGTTGAAAAAGGGACACCCAACCATAACATGACTGGGGTCTTTGGAGCCTGTTCAATTTACCATTAAAAAGTTGTAAAGTGTAGTCTTCAGTCTTATCCAAGGCGTTATGACCCTGCAAGCACTGTGTGTTTAATTCTGCTTTTCTTGGCAGTTAAAAGTGGAGCAAATGCATTCATAAGAAGATTCTTTAATTCATGCTGGCGAACAAAAGGTGTTTGCAGGAAATCATGctataaaagtgaaatatttcatgTATTCTGTGAAATGACAATGCTTTGCTGCATTGATAAAAAGTATTTGCCTTCAGTGGTTGGAAAATAGTTGTATCTGAGGTTCCTGCTGACTTCCTCTGAGGACCTTCTGAGATGTACCGTCCCATTAAAATGATGGCTTTAGTCTATCCGTATTTCTGTGTTGGatgtatttctctttatttagaAGAGTTCGTTGTCTCTCCCATGGAAATAATCTCTTAGTCGAATTCCTTGtcttcaatatttttcttctttgttaatttttcctattaaaattttcctaaaaactttttttgaaatataCTGTATTTGTATATACGACAGATATACTGAAATGTactcagaaaaatgtaaaaaatcataAGTGACCCTCTTAACAAATTTCACAAATTTAGCACATCCATgcaacagtattcttgcttgggaaatcccacggacagaggagcctggcaggctacagtccacagggtcacagagagttgaacatgactgaacacacacacacacatacacacaattcaTGTAATCCTCACAGCACTATTGATGTAGGTACCATGGTTATCCCGTtgtatagataaggaaactgaggatgGAGAGAGACTAAGAAACTTATCTAAGGTCAAACAGTTTGAAACTGGTGGGGCTGGGATATGGTACTATAAATGAAATACCAATGTGGTGGATATAAGTTGAGGAAATTAATGAAAAAGTGCACACATGAAAACAGAGTGTGaactttgataaaatatttactttaagtTGAccatttacatatataattacCATGAGTTTCCCTTATCCATCATATTAATTATTCTTATATAGACAAGggagttttaaacatttttagatTTCTGAAGAAGATGGAGTTAGACGTTTTACCACTTCTTTTTTGCCTtaactgttttcttctctctgcagCAGATGGTCCAGTCATCACAGTATCTAACTGCGTATTCATTAACATTGCACTTCATTCTGCAGTTATAGTATCCTGAAGGACATCTTTCCTGAAGAAAGAGGCTTCtggctttaaaaagagaaaacattgtattgtgtgtttgtatattttaatatttgaacaCTTTAATATTTGAAGTGTTTcataacaaaacaacaacaataaagaactTTCCcagaaaaaatgacaaaaaaaagaatggagaagagaaaagtggCAGTACTGAATAAAGATAAATGAGGGTTTCTTCTCTAGAGTAGTTAGTGAGGTGAGGCTGGAAAGGGGCAGTGTTTCTGATAAGAACTGTCACAGcatatttttggctatgctaaaATTAATGATCCATTTAAGTGTGGGGATTCATGATTCAGGAAAGGGTGTTTAATTTCAGAAGTGAAGTCTGTGAAAGTGAGTGGGGATGAAATCTCATGTACAGATGAAGGGGTTGGCCTTAGGTCCGAGTATGAAGTTTAGAAGGCAAGGTGAGGTAAAATTAGGTAAAGGTTCATGGTAGTGGGGAAATGGGGATTTTGTCACTTGTTGCTTTTCCCATCTTAGTGAAAAGAGAAATCATCAACTGAGAACGAGAATAGGGTGGGGCAGTCGGGTCTTGGTTTCCAGTTTCCAGGGTGTGCAGGCTCAGAGCCTCTGCCTCCTGCACTGAGGATGTTCTTGAGGCCTGCACAGGGTCCCGCAGGCCATGACCTCTGTCTCATCTTGGTTTCCAGTTCTTGGTCATAGGTGTTTCCTTGGATCCCTTTACCCCAAGGAAACCTAAGTTTTATAGGAATCACTTGCATGTATTTCCTTACTTAAAAATAGTGTTAGTACCTGAATTTCATCCCTAGATACTGTAGtttagttttttctctttatgatttttgATCTTCCTTCTAAACCTACAGATTTTTCCCAATtccattttttatagttttctgacaGTTCTTATGTTGAAGAACTTGGGGTGTTTAACCTGTAGTGTTTCCTacagtttctatttttctgattGCATACTCTTAGAGAAGTCAGCATgttcctgtgtcccctgtattttCAGCAAATTGGCAACCGGATTCAGACGCTGGACCAGACTCACGTTTGATTCCTTTAGCTGGCTGTACTGCAGTTGCTGGTGGTGattgtgtgtctgtctgtttttTATCAGGAGGCCCTTTATGTCTGGTTGTCTGTCTTTTGGAGATAATAGCAGCTAGTGATTCCCAGTGGCTACGTTCATTAATAATGAGGGTTGTATGTTGGTGACACTGTAGTTGTATGTCTTTTTCATTGTTTAGTTGAAATGTACATGACTCAGTAAGTTTGGTGACTAGTTTACacttgagcaacttcactttatcaCTTTACACTTGTGAAATCATCACTACTATCAAGATCATAAGACACTTTAATCACATATGAAAATTTCCTCTCACCtcctctattattattattgttgttattatcacTTGTGGTAAGAATACTTAGCATAAGATCTAGACTCTGAAAGATATAAGTTACAATTCTGTATTGTTAACTGTGCGTACTGTGTGTAGTAGAACTTCAGAACTATTCTGTCTTGCATAAATGaaactttgtaccttttgaccaatGTCTCCCCATTTCCTCCACCTGTCAGGCCCTGTTGATATGAGTTTGCCATTTTTGGATTCCACAGATAAGcgagatcacacagtatttgtctttttgtgtctgacatttcatttagcatagtaCCCTCCaggtcatccatgttgtcacaaatggtaggatttccttttttaatgctgaatttatcttacatatatatcacattttcttcttatgtgtgtgtatgtttttcacttttattgagGAATGACTGACTGATACAAATTGTATACATTTAGGGTATATGATGCAATATTACGCTATAATATATATTGACTTGATACCACTGCAAGATAATTAACATATCCAACACTTCATGTGGTCATCCTCTTTTATTGTATCGTAAGATCACTTGAGATCTACTCTCAGCAAATTTTGAGTGTATGATACATtatattaactatagtcaccgtACTGTACATTAAGTCTCTGGAACTTgttcattttataactggaagtttgtacccttaacATCTCTCCATTTCCCTGCCCCTCCAGCCCTTGGCATCCACCATTTTACTTGCTACTTCTTTGACTTTTACTTTTTTACACTCCACACATAAATGAGATCACACAGTATTGATCCTTTTGTGTCTCacttacttagcataatgtccttcagGACATTTTTTTCATGTCAATGCAAATGgtatagtttccttctttgtaaggctgaataatattctattgtatgaatacacacacacacatatataagacATTTTTCTTTACCATTCACACATTGACAAGACACTTTGattgtttccttatcttggctAGTGTGAATAGTGCTGCACTGAACATGGGAGTACAGTTGTCTCTTCAGCATCTCTATTCAATatcattttttgtatatatactcagaagtggaagaGCTGGATCTTATAGTGGTTTctagttctaatttttaaaggagcattcatattttttcataattactttttcaatttacatttccacaaaaGTGTACAAGGTTTCTCTTTATATATCTACcaatgcttattattattattatgataatAGCTattttaacaggtgtgaggtgatatctcattgtgggtttgatttgcatttccctgatggtaaGTGACTTTGAACacctttttgtattctttttggctatttgtatttcttttctggaaaaatatctgttcaggtcCCTTGCttaattttaattgctttattattatttgggctattgagttgtgtgagctccTCATGTGTTCTGCAAAGAATTTGCAAACCCTTATTGAGTGTAGGGcctgcagatattttctcccatttcttagGTTGTCTTGTAACTCTGTTGATTGTTTGTCTTGCtctgcagaaactttttagtttcttGTAGTCCTACTTATCTCATTTTGCCTTTGGTGCTTGTGCATATCCGAGAAATCATTGCAAAGACCGGTGTCATGAAGTTCTTccttcatgttttcttctagagatTTTACAGCTTTGGGTCTcatgtttaaatctttaatctattttgaattgattttttttttctataaatgtactctgcatatggctatccagttttcctaacatCATTGGTTGAAGAGACTctcctttctccattgtgtagTCTGAGCACTCTTATTGAATATCAGTTCCCTCTGTGTTTTGGGGGAGGGGCTTATTTCTGAGGTCTCTATTCTCTCCCACTGTTCtacatgtctttctttttttaaaaaatatttatctatttggctgtaccagctcttagttgcagcatgcaggctctttgatcttcattgcggcatcccagatctttagttgcagcatgtgggatctagttccctgaccagggatggaattcgggccccctgcattgggagtgcagagtcttagccaccggaccaccagggaagtccttacataTCTGTagttatgccagtaccatacttttaaaatttttatagctttgtaatatattttgaagcCATTAATTACTATGCcatcagctttgttcttcttgctCAAAATTGCTTTGCTATTCAGGGAATTTTGTGGCTGCATAAGAATTTTAGGACTCATTCtttcttccatctctctctcctgtctttaaaaaatttttttggctgttttaaagttttagaaagctgttctaaaattgtttttttttctatttctatgaaaaataacaATGGGTTTTTCACAGGgattttactgaatttattattcGCTTTAGGTTCTGtgaacattttaacagtattaattctttcaGCTGCTAGATAGGGGATAGccttttatttgtgtcttctttaatttctttcatcagtattttgtagttttcaatgtacAAGTCTTTTACCTCTTTGGTTAAGTTGTATTCCTCAGTACTTTGTTCTTTTGATGCTGTTATAAATGAGATTGGTttcataatttctcttttgaatagTTTGTTGTTAATATGTAGAAATACAACTGGTTTTTgcttattgattttgttttctgtaacttACTGAATTTTTGTACTAGTTCTAAGTTTTTGATGGTATCTTAGGGTTTCTacatataagatcatgtcatctgcctaCAGAAGTAACAGTCAGAGTTGTTTCTAACTTGAGCCTGGAAGCATATTCAGTGATACAGCAATGTCAGTCaaaaatctatctatctatctatatatatatatatatttaagaagaaaCAGCTTAAAGAGTGGGAGAGAATATTTTCAAACCTGTATCTGCTAAAGGTTTAGTGtcaaaaatatatgaagaacagaCTAGTGAAATACAACTAAATTAAGAAATAAGTAAAGAATTTGAG is a genomic window of Cervus canadensis isolate Bull #8, Minnesota chromosome 14, ASM1932006v1, whole genome shotgun sequence containing:
- the LOC122452887 gene encoding beta-defensin 43-like, producing the protein MKVLLSLLGLLALLSIVPQARSLFLQERCPSGYYNCRMKCNVNEYAVRYCDDWTICCREKKTVKAKKKW
- the DEFB135 gene encoding beta-defensin 135, translating into MSEYPVSKIQVVGKSTAMRSLLLVLVVLVLLSYVPPVKSGANAFIRRFFNSCWRTKGVCRKSCYKSEIFHVFCEMTMLCCIDKKYLPSVVGK